The following coding sequences are from one Nicotiana tomentosiformis chromosome 3, ASM39032v3, whole genome shotgun sequence window:
- the LOC104112231 gene encoding BAHD acyltransferase DCR has translation MAGEVAKEETVVTNVKILKKSNVKPHKPLGKKECQLVTFDLPYLAFYYNQKLLIYKGAENFEETVEKLKDGLALVLEDFYQLAGKLGKDEEEVFKVEYDDDMDGAEVIVAAAEGIEVADLTDEEGTSKFLDLIPCNKILNFEGLHRPLLAVQLTKLKDGLTIGIAFNHAVLDGTSTWHFMTSWAELCCGSTSISVPPFLERTKARNTRVKLNLSPPSDAPESAKSATNGEVIPSVDPPLRERLFKFSESAIDQIKSKVNTNPPEGSSAPFSTFQSLSAHVWLAVTRARQLKPEDYTVYTVFADCRKRVDPPMPESYFGNLIQAIFTVTAAGLLLAQPIEFAAGMIQQAIVKHDAKAIDERNKEWESNPKIFQYKDAGVNCVAVGSSPRFKVYDVDFGWGKPESVRSGSNNRFDGMVYLYQGKNGGRSIDVEISLEANAMERLEKDKEFLMEA, from the exons ATGGCAGGTGAAGTAGCAAAGGAGGAAACTGTTGTCACAAATGTGAAAATCCTGAAGAAAAGTAACGTAAAACCACATAAACCACTAGGCAAAAAAGAGTGCCAATTGGTAACATTTGATCTTCCTTACTTAGCTTTCTATTACAACCAAAAACTGCTGATCTATAAGGGTGCTGAAAACTTTGAGGAAACGGTGGAAAAACTGAAAGATGGTCTTGCCTTAGTGTTGGAAGATTTCTATCAACTAGCTGGGAAACTGGGAAAAGATGAAGAGGAGGTTTTCAAGGTGGAATACGACGATGACATGGACGGCGCGGAGGTGATAGTGGCCGCCGCAGAAGGGATTGAAGTTGCAGATCTTACGGATGAAGAAGGCACCTCCAAATTCCTGGATTTAATTCCTTGTAATAAAATCTTGAATTTTGAAGGGCTTCACCGGCCTCTTCTGGCTGTGCAG CTCACCAAGCTCAAGGATGGACTCACCATTGGAATAGCATTTAATCATGCTGTACTGGACGGTACTTCCACGTGGCACTTCATGACCTCCTGGGCCGAGCTCTGTTGTGGGTCCACCTCCATCTCGGTCCCACCTTTCCTCGAACGCACCAAAGCTCGCAACACCCGAGTCAAGCTCAACCTTTCCCCGCCATCCGACGCACCAGAATCTGCTAAGTCAGCAACCAATGGTGAAGTCATCCCCAGCGTGGACCCACCTCTCCGCGAAAGGCTCTTCAAGTTCTCCGAGTCAGCAATTGACCAAATCAAGTCAAAGGTCAACACTAATCCCCCAGAGGGATCCTCCGCCCCATTCTCAACATTCCAATCGCTCTCCGCACACGTGTGGCTCGCCGTGACACGTGCCCGCCAGCTCAAGCCGGAGGACTACACAGTCTACACCGTCTTCGCCGATTGCAGGAAAAGAGTCGACCCTCCGATGCCGGAGAGTTACTTCGGAAACCTAATTCAGGCGATTTTCACGGTGACAGCAGCGGGTTTATTGCTGGCACAGCCAATTGAGTTCGCAGCGGGGATGATACAGCAAGCAATTGTGAAACACGACGCTAAGGCGATCGATGAACGTAACAAAGAATGGGAAAGTAACCCGAAGATTTTTCAGTACAAAGATGCAGGAGTGAATTGCGTGGCAGTTGGAAGCTCGCCGAGGTTTAAGGTGTACGACGTGGATTTTGGATGGGGAAAGCCGGAGAGTGTGAGGAGTGGATCGAATAATAGGTTTGATGGGATGGTGTATTTGTATCAAGGGAAAAATGGAGGAAGAAGCATTGATGTGGAGATTAGCTTGGAAGCAAATGCAATGGAAAGGTTGGAGAAGGATAAAGAGTTTCTCATGGAAGCTTAA